One segment of Arvicanthis niloticus isolate mArvNil1 chromosome 5, mArvNil1.pat.X, whole genome shotgun sequence DNA contains the following:
- the Guca2b gene encoding guanylate cyclase activator 2B has translation MSGSQLWATVLLLLLLQSAQGVYIKYRGFQVQLESVKKLSELEEKQMSNPQLRKHSLLPDVCHNPALPMDLRPVCASQEAAGIFKALRTIATDECELCINVACTGCW, from the exons ATGTCAGGAAGCCAACTGTGGGCTACtgtcctcctcctgctgctgctgcagagtGCACAGGGTGTCTACATCAAG TACCGTGGCTTCCAAGTCCAGCTGGAATCAGTGAAGAAGCTGAGTGAGTTAGAGGAGAAGCAGATGTCTAACCCCCAGCTGCGGAAACACAGCCTCCTCCCTGATGTGTGCCATAACCCAGCATTGCCCATGGATCTCCGGCCTGTTTGTGCCTCCCAGGAAGCTGCCGGCATCTTCAAGGCCTTGA GGACCATCGCTACCGACGAATGTGAGCTGTGTATAAATGTTGCCTGTACGGGATGCTGGTGA
- the Guca2a gene encoding guanylin, translating to MNACVLSVLCLLGALAVLVEGVTVQDGDLSFPLESVKKLKGLREVQEPRLVSHKKFAPRLPEPVARQLCSLSAFPEALRPVCEKPNAEEILQRLEAIAQDPNTCEICAYAACTGC from the exons ATGAATGCCTGTGTGCTCTCTGTGCTGTGTCTCCTGggtgccttggctgtcctggtagAAGGGGTCACTGTACAG GATGGAgacctttcctttcctctggaGTCAGTGAAAAAACTTAAGGGCCTCCGGGAGGTACAGGAACCCAGACTGGTGAGTCACAAGAAGTTTGCTCCCAGGCTTCCTGAGCCGGTGGCTCGACAGCTATGTAGCCTCTCTGCATTTCCAGAAGCACTGAGGCCTGTCTGCGAGAAACCCAACGCTGAGGAGATACTGCAGAGGCTGG AGGCCATTGCTCAGGACCCAAACACATGCGAGATCTGTGCCTATGCTGCCTGCACGGGATGCTAG